One genomic segment of Prochlorococcus marinus str. MIT 0919 includes these proteins:
- a CDS encoding glycoside hydrolase 100 family protein, with protein sequence MAGRFSQQNKRLRPNSNEDAVIKRAKEHFERSLVEISGSISGSVAALEHPANNDALNYGEIFLRDNVPVMIYLLTQKRYDIVKKFLTVCLDLQSTAYQTRGIFPTSFVEEKGQLIADYGQRSIGRITSADASLWWPILCWLYVRKSKDTSFGISQQVQRGVQLLLDLVLHPTFEGTPVLFVPDCSFMIDRPMDVWGAPLEVEVLLYASLTSCIELMNLSSKHQISRLLDQRLLLTRQWVHDLRQFLLKHYWVTSKTMQVLRRRPTEQYGEDQHQNEFNVQPQVVPSWLQDWLENRGGYLIGNIRTGRPDFRFYSLGNSLACMFGVLTAPQQRALFRLVLHNREHLMAQMPMRICHPPMEVEEWQNKTGSDPKNWPWSYHNGGHWPSILWFFGASILMHEQRYPKADVLLMGQMRTLLEECYWSQLNQLPKQKWAEYFDGPTGTWVGQQSRTYQTWTIVGFLLLHHFLKVCPNDVSMLDLEKS encoded by the coding sequence ATGGCAGGACGTTTTAGCCAGCAAAACAAAAGATTGAGACCAAACTCTAATGAAGATGCGGTTATCAAAAGAGCTAAGGAGCATTTCGAAAGGTCTCTAGTTGAGATCTCCGGAAGCATTTCTGGCAGCGTAGCGGCACTTGAGCACCCAGCAAATAATGATGCGTTGAATTACGGTGAGATTTTTTTGCGGGACAACGTACCCGTCATGATTTATCTCTTAACCCAAAAAAGATATGACATAGTCAAAAAATTTCTAACAGTCTGCCTTGATTTACAAAGCACCGCATACCAGACCAGAGGTATTTTCCCAACTTCTTTTGTAGAAGAGAAAGGACAACTTATTGCAGACTATGGGCAAAGGTCGATAGGAAGAATAACTTCTGCCGATGCGAGCCTTTGGTGGCCAATATTGTGTTGGCTATACGTAAGAAAAAGCAAAGATACTAGTTTTGGAATCAGCCAACAAGTCCAAAGAGGCGTTCAACTTTTATTAGATCTAGTTTTGCACCCAACTTTCGAAGGGACTCCTGTCTTATTTGTTCCCGATTGTTCTTTTATGATTGATCGTCCCATGGATGTTTGGGGAGCCCCTTTAGAAGTAGAAGTTTTGCTATATGCATCCCTAACAAGTTGTATTGAGCTTATGAATCTAAGTAGTAAGCATCAAATCAGCAGATTACTAGATCAACGACTTTTACTAACTAGACAATGGGTACATGATCTGAGGCAATTTCTTTTAAAGCATTACTGGGTAACTAGCAAGACAATGCAAGTTCTGAGAAGGAGGCCAACAGAGCAGTATGGGGAAGATCAGCATCAGAATGAATTCAATGTCCAACCACAGGTTGTGCCTTCTTGGCTTCAAGATTGGCTGGAAAATAGAGGTGGATACTTGATTGGAAACATCAGAACTGGAAGACCAGACTTTCGTTTTTATAGCCTTGGCAATTCCCTCGCATGCATGTTCGGGGTACTAACAGCTCCACAACAACGTGCTCTTTTTAGGTTGGTTCTACATAATCGAGAGCACCTCATGGCTCAGATGCCCATGCGAATTTGTCACCCGCCTATGGAAGTAGAAGAATGGCAAAACAAAACCGGCTCTGATCCTAAAAACTGGCCATGGAGCTACCACAACGGAGGACATTGGCCAAGCATACTTTGGTTTTTTGGAGCATCAATACTGATGCATGAGCAAAGGTACCCGAAAGCAGATGTTCTTTTAATGGGCCAAATGCGAACACTTTTAGAAGAGTGTTATTGGAGTCAACTCAATCAATTACCTAAACAAAAATGGGCGGAATATTTTGACGGTCCTACTGGAACCTGGGTAGGTCAACAATCAAGAACATATCAAACATGGACAATAGTTGGTTTTTTACTTTTGCATCATTTTCTAAAAGTGTGCCCAAATGACGTCTCAATGCTCGATCTAGAAAAGTCCTAA